In Mycobacterium sp. JS623, one genomic interval encodes:
- the gmd gene encoding GDP-mannose 4,6-dehydratase gives MPKRALITGITGQDGSYLAELLLSKGYEVHGLIRRASTFNTSRIDHIYEDPHDPDARLFLHFGDLSDGSRLVTLLASIDPDEVYNMAAQSHVRVSFDEPAQTGDTTGLGSVRLLEAVRLAGVDCRFYQASSSEMLGASPPPQDENTPFYPRSPYGVAKVYSFWITKNYRESYGLFAVNGILFNHESPRRGETFVTRKITRAVARIKAGLENTLYMGNLDAIRDWGYAPEYVEGIWRMLQADEPDDYVLATGDGYTVRDFLQFAFSYADLDWQEYVRFDERYLRPSEVDVLIGDASKAERNLSWTPSVRTPELARIMVEADIAALQCEGKPWIDKPAVAGWQ, from the coding sequence ATGCCGAAACGAGCGTTGATAACCGGGATCACCGGGCAGGATGGTTCCTACTTGGCCGAGCTGTTACTCAGCAAAGGCTATGAGGTACACGGCCTGATCCGGCGAGCGTCGACGTTCAACACTTCGCGCATCGACCATATCTACGAGGATCCGCACGATCCCGACGCGAGGTTGTTCCTGCATTTCGGCGATCTGTCCGATGGCTCGCGACTGGTCACCCTGCTCGCCTCGATCGATCCGGACGAGGTGTACAACATGGCCGCGCAGTCGCATGTCCGGGTCTCGTTCGACGAGCCTGCCCAGACCGGCGACACCACAGGCCTCGGTTCTGTCCGATTGCTGGAGGCGGTGCGGTTGGCCGGCGTCGACTGCCGGTTCTACCAAGCTTCCAGTTCCGAGATGCTGGGCGCGTCGCCCCCGCCCCAGGACGAGAACACGCCGTTTTATCCGCGGTCGCCATACGGTGTGGCCAAGGTGTACTCGTTCTGGATCACGAAGAACTACCGAGAGTCCTACGGGCTGTTCGCTGTCAACGGCATCCTGTTCAACCACGAGTCGCCCCGCCGCGGTGAAACCTTCGTGACCAGGAAGATCACGCGCGCAGTCGCGCGCATCAAGGCCGGCCTCGAGAACACTCTGTACATGGGCAACCTGGACGCGATTCGCGACTGGGGCTACGCGCCCGAGTACGTTGAGGGCATCTGGCGCATGCTGCAGGCCGACGAACCCGACGACTACGTGCTGGCCACCGGTGACGGGTACACCGTTCGCGATTTCTTGCAGTTCGCCTTCTCCTACGCCGACCTGGACTGGCAGGAATACGTCCGCTTCGACGAGCGATACCTGCGCCCCTCCGAAGTCGACGTATTGATCGGCGACGCGTCGAAGGCCGAGCGCAACCTGAGTTGGACGCCGTCCGTGCGCACTCCCGAGCTGGCCCGCATCATGGTGGAGGCCGATATTGCGGCGCTGCAGTGTGAGGGCAAGCCGTGGATCGACAAGCCAGCCGTCGCCGGCTGGCAGTGA
- a CDS encoding GDP-L-fucose synthase family protein, translated as MTSSQPTENADDASGAVSPIDRGASIYVAGHRGLVGSAIWELLHAKGFEHVIGRTSSELDLRDRDAVFEFFAAERPAVVVLAAAKVGGILANSTLPADFISENLQIQVNVMDAALRHGVTRLLFLGSSCIYPKFAPQPIPESALLTGLLEKTNDAYAIAKIAGIIQVQSVRRQHGLPWISAMPTNLYGPRDNFSPSGSHVLPALIRRFDEARATAVPSVTNWGTGTPRRELMHVDDMASACLHLLDCYNGPSQVNVGTGVDHSIAEISGIVAEAVGYNGTIEWDTTKPDGTPRKLLDVGLLNSTGWSSSIDLASGVASTVEWYRANRAALRG; from the coding sequence GTGACATCGTCGCAGCCAACGGAAAACGCAGACGACGCGTCAGGCGCCGTTTCACCAATCGATCGCGGTGCATCGATATACGTCGCTGGTCATCGCGGCCTGGTCGGATCGGCGATCTGGGAACTATTGCATGCCAAGGGTTTTGAGCACGTAATTGGTCGCACTTCGTCGGAGTTGGATCTGCGCGATCGCGACGCGGTGTTCGAGTTCTTCGCCGCGGAGCGGCCCGCCGTGGTCGTGCTGGCCGCGGCAAAAGTCGGTGGCATACTTGCCAACTCGACGTTGCCCGCGGATTTCATTTCCGAGAATCTGCAGATCCAGGTCAACGTCATGGATGCCGCGCTCCGCCATGGTGTCACCCGGCTGCTCTTCCTCGGATCGTCATGCATCTACCCGAAATTCGCGCCGCAGCCGATACCTGAAAGTGCGTTGCTGACAGGGCTTCTCGAAAAGACCAATGATGCATACGCGATCGCCAAGATCGCAGGCATCATCCAGGTCCAATCTGTGCGCAGACAGCATGGGCTGCCGTGGATTTCGGCGATGCCGACCAACCTGTACGGTCCCCGGGACAACTTCTCGCCCTCGGGCTCACACGTGCTTCCTGCGCTGATACGTCGCTTCGATGAGGCCCGCGCGACCGCGGTGCCGAGCGTGACCAACTGGGGAACGGGCACGCCGCGGCGCGAACTGATGCATGTTGACGACATGGCCTCGGCGTGTCTGCACCTACTCGATTGCTACAACGGGCCGTCTCAGGTGAACGTCGGCACCGGCGTCGACCACTCCATCGCCGAAATCTCCGGCATCGTCGCCGAGGCTGTCGGATACAACGGGACCATCGAGTGGGACACCACCAAACCGGACGGCACGCCACGCAAACTGCTCGACGTCGGACTGTTGAACAGCACCGGCTGGAGTTCGTCGATCGACCTGGCCTCCGGCGTCGCATCCACGGTCGAGTGGTATCGCGCAAACCGCGCGGCGCTGCGCGGCTGA
- a CDS encoding PH domain-containing protein translates to MGYPDNVLAGDEHVVLHRHPHWKRLISAVLVLVVASALAAFLAAVVQQTDWDNTAKTVLFAVIAVIWVVAVGWLTLWPFLTWWTTHFVITDRRVMFRHGLLTRTGIDIPLARINSVEFRHGLFDRMLRTGTLIIESASQDPLEFEDIPRVERVHSLLYHEVFDTLGSEESDSRSPRSPRG, encoded by the coding sequence GTGGGCTATCCCGACAACGTACTGGCTGGCGATGAGCACGTGGTGCTGCACAGGCACCCGCATTGGAAGCGCCTGATATCGGCCGTTCTCGTGCTGGTCGTGGCCAGCGCGCTGGCCGCGTTTCTGGCGGCCGTCGTGCAGCAGACCGATTGGGACAACACGGCCAAGACGGTTCTTTTCGCGGTGATCGCCGTGATCTGGGTGGTGGCCGTCGGGTGGTTGACGCTGTGGCCATTCCTCACCTGGTGGACCACGCATTTCGTCATCACGGACCGGCGGGTGATGTTCCGGCACGGACTGCTCACCCGCACCGGCATCGATATTCCGCTGGCCCGGATCAACAGCGTCGAGTTCCGGCACGGACTTTTCGACCGGATGCTGCGGACCGGGACTTTGATCATCGAGTCCGCTTCTCAGGACCCCCTCGAATTCGAGGACATCCCGCGAGTGGAGCGGGTCCACTCACTGCTGTATCACGAAGTCTTCGACACCCTCGGTTCCGAGGAGTCCGACAGCCGTTCCCCGCGATCACCGCGGGGCTGA
- a CDS encoding GtrA family protein, whose product MSFTDATIARLPRFIRPVAEQHHELIKFAIVGATTFVIDSALFYTLKLTILEPKPVTAKVISGIVAVIASYILNREWSFRDRGGRERHHEALLFFMFSGVGVLLSMAPLWVSSYVFELRVPQVSLTAENIADFIAAYIIGNLLQMAFRFWAFRRWVFPEEFGHNPDTALESTFTAGGIAEALEDAHGASNVTWLRQSARRRRGRDQPRGDRGERLSDSSEPRVSKTS is encoded by the coding sequence GTGTCCTTCACCGACGCGACAATCGCGCGCCTGCCGAGGTTTATCCGGCCCGTGGCCGAGCAGCACCACGAGCTGATCAAGTTCGCGATCGTCGGTGCCACCACGTTCGTCATCGACTCCGCGCTGTTCTACACGCTCAAGCTCACGATCCTGGAGCCAAAGCCGGTGACCGCCAAGGTCATCTCCGGCATCGTCGCGGTCATCGCGTCCTACATACTGAACCGCGAATGGAGTTTCCGTGACCGCGGCGGTCGCGAACGGCACCATGAGGCACTGCTGTTCTTCATGTTCAGCGGTGTTGGCGTGCTGCTGAGCATGGCTCCGCTGTGGGTGTCGAGCTATGTGTTCGAGCTGCGCGTACCGCAGGTCAGCCTGACCGCCGAGAACATCGCCGACTTCATCGCCGCCTACATCATCGGAAACCTGCTGCAGATGGCGTTCAGGTTCTGGGCATTTCGACGCTGGGTGTTCCCCGAAGAATTCGGACACAATCCCGACACGGCGCTCGAGTCGACGTTCACCGCCGGCGGGATTGCCGAGGCCCTCGAAGATGCGCACGGCGCGTCCAACGTCACGTGGTTGCGCCAGTCGGCGAGGCGGCGACGCGGTCGCGATCAGCCCCGCGGTGATCGCGGGGAACGGCTGTCGGACTCCTCGGAACCGAGGGTGTCGAAGACTTCGTGA
- a CDS encoding 5-(carboxyamino)imidazole ribonucleotide synthase, translating into MCPVPETPIVAMIGGGQLARMTHQAAIALGQSLRVLAVSPDDPAALVTPDVVLGSHDDLDALRRAAAGATVVTFDHEHVPTALLEKLIADGSTVAPPPGALVHAQDKLIMRRRLHTLGAPVPRFTAVERLDDVDAFARRLDGPLVVKTVRGGYDGRGVMLTESLAQARDVVGGYLADKVPVLLEERVAMRRELSALVARSQFGQGAAWPVVQTVQHDGICVLVLAPAPGLAPAVGAEAQQLALRLADDLGVVGVLAVELFETIDGELLVNELAMRPHNSGHWTMDGATTSQFEQHLRAVLDYPLGDTTPIVPLTVMANVLGAAEPPAVRMDERLHHLFARMPDARVHLYGKDERPGRKIGHVNILGGPAGSPDDPTYVSGQRERAERAAHWLSHAEWTDGWDVHG; encoded by the coding sequence ATGTGTCCCGTGCCGGAAACACCCATCGTCGCGATGATCGGCGGCGGTCAGCTGGCGAGAATGACGCATCAGGCCGCGATCGCGCTCGGACAGTCGCTGCGGGTGCTTGCGGTCAGCCCCGACGATCCGGCCGCCCTGGTGACTCCGGACGTGGTGCTCGGCTCGCATGACGACCTCGACGCGCTGCGCCGCGCCGCCGCAGGGGCCACCGTGGTGACCTTCGACCACGAGCACGTGCCGACGGCGCTGCTGGAAAAGCTGATCGCGGACGGCTCGACCGTCGCTCCGCCGCCTGGGGCGTTGGTTCATGCGCAGGACAAATTGATCATGCGCCGTCGTCTGCACACGTTGGGTGCACCTGTTCCGCGGTTCACCGCGGTCGAACGCCTCGACGACGTCGACGCCTTCGCTCGGCGCCTCGACGGCCCGCTCGTCGTCAAGACGGTGCGTGGCGGCTACGACGGGCGAGGGGTGATGCTGACCGAGAGCCTCGCGCAAGCCCGCGACGTCGTCGGCGGATACCTGGCCGACAAGGTCCCGGTGCTGCTGGAAGAGCGCGTCGCGATGCGACGGGAATTGTCGGCACTGGTGGCACGGTCACAGTTCGGTCAGGGCGCGGCGTGGCCGGTCGTGCAGACCGTGCAACACGACGGCATATGTGTGCTGGTGCTGGCCCCGGCCCCCGGCCTGGCGCCGGCAGTTGGAGCAGAAGCGCAGCAACTGGCGCTTCGGCTGGCCGATGACCTGGGCGTCGTCGGGGTGCTTGCCGTCGAGTTGTTCGAAACCATCGACGGCGAGCTGCTGGTCAACGAGTTGGCGATGCGGCCGCACAATTCAGGTCATTGGACGATGGACGGAGCAACCACCAGCCAGTTCGAGCAGCACCTTCGCGCCGTACTGGACTATCCACTCGGTGACACCACGCCGATTGTGCCGCTGACGGTGATGGCCAACGTGCTGGGTGCCGCGGAGCCGCCGGCGGTGAGGATGGACGAGCGGCTCCATCACCTGTTCGCCCGAATGCCCGACGCTAGGGTGCATCTGTACGGCAAGGACGAGCGCCCCGGCCGAAAGATCGGACACGTCAACATCCTCGGCGGCCCGGCAGGCTCGCCGGACGACCCGACGTACGTCTCGGGGCAGCGGGAGCGTGCAGAGCGGGCGGCACACTGGTTGTCGCACGCCGAATGGACCGACGGATGGGATGTGCATGGCTGA